AGTTGATAATCCTTGTACATAAACTTCTTGAGTATTTCTTCCTTCTGGCTCTAAGAAAATTTGATGTCTCGGTTTATCATTAAATCGGACTACTTTATCCTCAATAGAAGGACAATAGCGTGGCCCAGTACCTTTAATCATACCAGAGTACATCGGCGAACGGTGTAAGTTATCGTCGATGATTTGATGTGTAGTTTCACTTGTATAAGTTAACCAACAAGGAATTTGTTCTGTTTCAACTGGTTCTGTTTCGAATGAAAATGCACGAGGTACATCATCGCCAGGTTGTATTTCTGTTTTTGAATAATCAATACTATGACTATTTACACGAGGAGGCGTACCAGTTTTAAAACGAACAAGTTCAATTCCTAATTCCTCTAAGTGCTCAGAAAGCTTAATTGCTGGTTGTTGGTTATTAGGACCACTTGAGTATTTTAATTCTCCTACAATAATTTCTCCACGTAAGAAAGTACCAGTAGTGATGACAACTGTTTTTGAACGATAAATTGCACCAGTTTGTGTAATAACACCTGTGCATTGTCCATCTTCTACAATTAATCTTTCTACTAATCCTTGCTTTAGTGTTAGATTCTCTGTATTTTCAATGGTTTTCTTTAATTCGTGTTGATAAGCAAATTTATCCGCTTGAGCACGCAATGCACGTACTGCCGGACCTTTACCTGTATTTAACATTCTCATTTGAATATGTGTTTTATCGATATTTCGACCCATTTCACCGCCAAGTGCATCAATTTCACGTACAACAATCCCCTTGGCAGGACCACCTACTGATGGATTACAAGGCATGAATGCTACCATATCTAGATTTATTGTCAGCATTAGTGTTTTTGCACCCATTCGAGCAGATGACAAACCGGCTTCACATCCAGCATGACCAGCTCCAATAACGATTACATCATAATTGCCTGCTTCAAAACTCATCTTTTCTCCTCCTAACCATTTTATTTTCCTAAACAGAATTGAGAAAATAGCTGGTTGATTAAACTTTCCTGAACTGTATCTCCAACGATTTCACCTAATAATTCCCATGCTCTTGTTAAGTCAATCTGAACTAAGTCAATTGGCATACCATTTTTCATTGCCTCAATTGCGTCATTGATTGTCTGTTCTGATTGTTTTAATAACGCAATATGTCTAGCATTAGATAAATAAGTTAAATCTTGTGCCTCAATTTGCCCTTCAAAATATAAGTTGGCTATTGCTTTTTCTAAATCATCAATTCCTTTTTCTTCTTTTAAGGAAGTTGTAACAATTGTAGCACTACCAACTAACGCCTTTACTTCATTTAGATCAAGCTTTTGTGGCAAATCTGTTTTGTTAATGATTACAATTACGTCTTTACCGCTCATTTCGGCAAATAGTTTACGGTCTTCTTCACTTAATTGCTCATTATTATTTAAAACAAATAAAACTAAGTCTGCTAAATTCAATACTTTTTTAGATCTTTCAACACCGATTGCTTCTACAAAATCCTTAGTTTCACGAATACCAGCTGTATCAATTAGGCGTAATGGTACACCTTTTACATTTACGTATTCTTCAATAACATCACGCGTTGTACCAGGAATATCAGTAACAATTGCTTTGCTTTCCTGGACAAGTGTGTTTAAAAGAGACGATTTCCCAACATTCGGTCTTCCTATAATGACAGTAGATAGTCCTTCACGTAAAATTTTACCTTGTTTTGATGTTTCTAGCAGTTTTTGTATTTCAACTCGAACTGTTTTTGCTTTTTCAATTAAAACAGTATTGGTCATTTCTTCAACATCATCATATTCAGGATAATCAATATTTACTTCAATATGAGCTAAAATCTCAAGTAATGTTTGTCTTAAGCTGTTAACTAACTTAGACAATCGACCTTCTACTTGATTCATTGCTACCGCCATTGCCCTGTCTGTCTTTGAACGAATTAAATCCATTACCGCTTCTGCCTGAGACAGGTCGATTCGTCCATTAAGAAATGCTCTTTTTGTAAATTCACCAGGCTCCGCTAATCTAGCCCCATGTGATAGTACTAATTCAAGTACTTTGTTAACTGAAAAAATTCCACCATGACAATTTATTTCCACAACATCTTCACGTGTAAACGTTTTTGGTGCCCTTAAGACCGAGACCATAACTTCCTCAACAGTATTACCGGAACTTGGATCGACTAAATGTCCGTAATGAATTGTGTGTGAATCTACTATATTTAAATCTTTTTCTTTAAATATTTTATTCGCTATTTGAACAGCTTCATCACCACTTAATCGAACGATAGCTATTGCACCTTCGCCTTTTGGTGTCGATATGGCTGTAATTGTATCGAATTCCATCAAAAAACCACCTCTGAGCATGTTAAACAAAAGTTAACATGTTACTTCTAAATCTATAGCATAGCATAAAGAATTTTATAATTGAATGTTTTTATATTATAACCGTACGAAAGTACAAGTAAACTTAAATGACTTGAATGAAGAACATTAAAAAACCAATTAAGGCTCAGCCCTTAATTGGTTTCTTTAAATCTATAACTAATTGACGATGCGGATCTTGGCCTACAGACTTTGTAGAGATATTTGGCATATCTGTCAGTATATGATGTATTATTTTTCTTTCGAAAGAAGGCATTGGCTCTAAAGAGATTGCTTTTCTTGTTTTTAAAACTGTTTGAGCAGTCTTTTTTGCAAGAATTTCTAGCGATTCTTTACGTTTTAATCGATAATTCTCTGCGTCAACGACAACATGAATCAATTGTTTTGAATGACGATTTACAAATGTTTGAACTAAGAATTGAAGAGCGTTTAAAGTATTACCTCTTTTTCCAATAATAAGGGCAACTTTTTCACCCTTTACTGTAAATAAGAAGGTTTGTTCCTTCGTACCTTGCAATTCGAAATTTACATCTGCAGTTTCATCAAGGCTCTTAACAATATTTAAAAGGTAGTCGTATGCTTTTTCGATTAAAGTCTTCTTTTTAACAACTAATACTTTAGCAGGTTTAGCACCAAATCCTAAAAATCCTTTTTTGCCGTCTTCAAGTACTGTAATTTCTACGTCTTCTTCTGTTGAACTAAGTTGCTGAAGTGCTATTTGAACTGCTTGTTCGATTGTTTGACCAGTAGCAGTTACTTCTCTCACTTACTAGCCCCTCCTACATTGTTATTTTTAACGGTAGTATTACCTCTATTAACAAATAATGTTTGAAGAATCATAAATGTATTACCAACTACCCAATATAAGGCTAAAGCAGATGGAAGTCTAACAGCAAATATTAAAATCATGATTGGCATAACATAAAGCATGATTTTCATTTGTTGAGCAGCAGGTCCTGTCATTGAACCAGTACTCATTGATACCTTTTGTTGTATGAAAGTTGTAATACCAGCGATGATTGGTAAAGCATAAATTGGATCCGGATGCCCTAATTGGAACCATAAGAAATCATGTGCTTTAATTTCCATTGTTCTCATAATTGCATGATAGAAAGCAATTAAGATTGGCATTTGAATAAAAATTGGTAAACAACCAGATAATGGGTTTACACCATGTTGTTGGTACAACTTCATTGTTTCTTCATTTAATT
This genomic interval from Gottfriedia acidiceleris contains the following:
- the mnmE gene encoding tRNA uridine-5-carboxymethylaminomethyl(34) synthesis GTPase MnmE; amino-acid sequence: MEFDTITAISTPKGEGAIAIVRLSGDEAVQIANKIFKEKDLNIVDSHTIHYGHLVDPSSGNTVEEVMVSVLRAPKTFTREDVVEINCHGGIFSVNKVLELVLSHGARLAEPGEFTKRAFLNGRIDLSQAEAVMDLIRSKTDRAMAVAMNQVEGRLSKLVNSLRQTLLEILAHIEVNIDYPEYDDVEEMTNTVLIEKAKTVRVEIQKLLETSKQGKILREGLSTVIIGRPNVGKSSLLNTLVQESKAIVTDIPGTTRDVIEEYVNVKGVPLRLIDTAGIRETKDFVEAIGVERSKKVLNLADLVLFVLNNNEQLSEEDRKLFAEMSGKDVIVIINKTDLPQKLDLNEVKALVGSATIVTTSLKEEKGIDDLEKAIANLYFEGQIEAQDLTYLSNARHIALLKQSEQTINDAIEAMKNGMPIDLVQIDLTRAWELLGEIVGDTVQESLINQLFSQFCLGK
- the jag gene encoding RNA-binding cell elongation regulator Jag/EloR; the encoded protein is MREVTATGQTIEQAVQIALQQLSSTEEDVEITVLEDGKKGFLGFGAKPAKVLVVKKKTLIEKAYDYLLNIVKSLDETADVNFELQGTKEQTFLFTVKGEKVALIIGKRGNTLNALQFLVQTFVNRHSKQLIHVVVDAENYRLKRKESLEILAKKTAQTVLKTRKAISLEPMPSFERKIIHHILTDMPNISTKSVGQDPHRQLVIDLKKPIKG
- the spoIIIJ gene encoding YidC family membrane integrase SpoIIIJ, translating into MKTKKYQLLVTVLLLVVVLAGCSQTNQPITSESTGIWNEYFVYPLSWLITAVSKIFGGSYGMSIIVVTLLIRLALLPLMIKQIKSTKAMQSIQPEMAKLKEKYSSKDQKTVQKLNEETMKLYQQHGVNPLSGCLPIFIQMPILIAFYHAIMRTMEIKAHDFLWFQLGHPDPIYALPIIAGITTFIQQKVSMSTGSMTGPAAQQMKIMLYVMPIMILIFAVRLPSALALYWVVGNTFMILQTLFVNRGNTTVKNNNVGGASK
- the mnmG gene encoding tRNA uridine-5-carboxymethylaminomethyl(34) synthesis enzyme MnmG, producing the protein MSFEAGNYDVIVIGAGHAGCEAGLSSARMGAKTLMLTINLDMVAFMPCNPSVGGPAKGIVVREIDALGGEMGRNIDKTHIQMRMLNTGKGPAVRALRAQADKFAYQHELKKTIENTENLTLKQGLVERLIVEDGQCTGVITQTGAIYRSKTVVITTGTFLRGEIIVGELKYSSGPNNQQPAIKLSEHLEELGIELVRFKTGTPPRVNSHSIDYSKTEIQPGDDVPRAFSFETEPVETEQIPCWLTYTSETTHQIIDDNLHRSPMYSGMIKGTGPRYCPSIEDKVVRFNDKPRHQIFLEPEGRNTQEVYVQGLSTSLPEDVQEKMLRSIAGLENVQMMRTGYAIEYDAIVPTQLWPTLELKQIKNLYTAGQINGTSGYEEAAGQGLIAGINAACRSLDKEELILDRSEAYIGVLIDDLVTKGTNEPYRLLTSRAEYRLLLRHDNADLRLTKIGRSLGLINEERYAEFEQKKMLIEEEIERLKATQLRPTKEVQELISKNGGSELKDGIRAADLLRRPEMLYEHIHLLTPSEKDLHSDVKEQVEIQIKYEGYIEKSLNQVERMKRMDLKKIPENLDYQAIHGLATEARQKLEQVRPLSVGQASRISGVNPADISILLVYLEQGKIARISN